The segment ACTTCCCTCTTTGGGGGATGGCGCAGCTCTGTCCCCAGCTACTCTGCTGGGCTGCCTAGCTTGCTCCTTTCCACACCCTTCACCCTCCAGCAGCAATTCTTCCTGCTCCTCCCTAACCCTTTGGAAGAACTTTcaacctgcccccacccccacctgcctaGAGCGCCAGAGGACCCTTGTCTGGGTGCCATCCACTCCCCTTGCAGGGCGGTAACATTTTCTCTTAGGTCCGAGCAGAGAGAGACCCAGCCTGAACTCTGCCCCAGCCCTGACCTCCAGCTCCTTTTGTCTTAGGCGTCCTCTTCTACCCTCTCAGCTCTATCTTCCCCTCCACGCTACAACTCCCACCTGAAGCCACTTCCAGGAAGGATTAGGTAAAGGAAATAGATAATCACACTTTCCATTTCAAAGAAATTTGCACTTTATTTAGGGAACAAGGAAGGACCATTCACAGCCCTCCACCCCAAGGGAAGGGACACCGAGAAAAGGAATGAGGACCCCACCCCCAACACTCCTCAGACACAGCaaggctggagaggaatccaggtTCCGGGGTCAGGAGCAAACATGGAAATGGGGTCGGTGTCTTAGCATATCTCTCTCTGGGGGCCGTGGTGGTCTTCACCACAGTTAACGGCTCCTCTGGCctgcaggagagaaaggaaaggaaccaAGCTCGGCGTCGGATCTGGGTAGATGAGACTGGGGGAAAGTAGTAGATGGCGGGGCTAGGGTGGCAGAAGGATCAGGCCGCGCTCCAGGGGACAGCCGTGTGGCGGGGCACTTTTACCGCTACTTGACTGAGCGATTCTCATGATCACTGATCCGTTTGGAGAGGAAAGATCCTAAGAGTTTAGGATTCACAAGTCTGTGGGGCGGGGCCAGAGACGGGCGGGGTCATGAGTGATCACGCCCCTGTCATAGACCCTGCCCCGCCCACCCCGCGCACTCGCTCACCGCTACCGATTGGCCAGCTTGGCATAGTGGCTCAGCGAGAAGTGGTGCTTTTCCCATGAGGCTTTTTCACCTGAAGGCTGGGGTTTGGAGTCGGCGTCGACCAGCTCCCCCAGGCAGACAAGCAGGGCCAGCAGCGCTATGGCCATGGCGGGCCACGATCTGCGCCCCGCCATCATCTGGAGAGGGGCACTAGATTCAGCTAGAGCAACTGCTCCTGAGGCGGGAGTCTGAGGCTGCCAGCTGGTCCAAGCTTCAGCGACCTGTCTGGGGCTGGTTGCCGACCAAGGCTTAGCCACCTGCTGGCTGTGTGTTCTCAGGCACTGCAccatctctggcctcagtttcctcatctgttaaaaggGCATAAGCCCTGCCTGCCTCCACCATGTTTACCCAGAAGGGCAAATGGAGGAAAAAGACCATGCTGGCAGCAGGGACTCCCCGGCTTTTCTCCTTCCCACTTCCACTGACCCCCTTCTAAACCAGCTTCTCACCACTCAGTCCGTTTCCACCTTgctagcctcagtttccccacaaaCTAGCCTGGGATCCCCCGACCAGACCATTGCTGGGTCCCAGGCCACTCACAGCGACAGCTCCAGAGGCAGAGTGGTCAGGAGATGGAAGGCCAGAGGAGTCCGAAGGGCTGGACTTCTGCAGGTGGGGCTGTGGCCTCCTCAGCTCAGTGCTTTCCATGTGGGGCTTATATCCTGGTCTGGAAGGGGAGGGGAGTTGAAGGGAGGGggttcttcctctttcctccccccaccccacagcagATCGCTGAGATTACACTCAGACAGTACATGATGTCTCCACCTCCAAGGAGCCCAGGAGGGAGCCCCCACACTTGGATTCAGGGTACCTCTGGACAGGATGCCTAGTCAGAACCCCATCTTCACCCTTCAGCACCCCAA is part of the Budorcas taxicolor isolate Tak-1 chromosome 19, Takin1.1, whole genome shotgun sequence genome and harbors:
- the LOC128065316 gene encoding caltrin-like; the protein is MMAGRRSWPAMAIALLALLVCLGELVDADSKPQPSGEKASWEKHHFSLSHYAKLANRLVNPKLLGSFLSKRISDHENRSVK